Proteins from one Anthonomus grandis grandis chromosome 8, icAntGran1.3, whole genome shotgun sequence genomic window:
- the LOC126739181 gene encoding uncharacterized protein LOC126739181 → MPQLLQGCMRISILIDAILLQKFFFDSYIVCERLETFGCSCFGDNAGDAPKINVYMNIINVLAYVEFNPHLSTRTIAHDLGVNRTTVQNILKEYRFHPYHLVLHQELSAQDFDRRLDHCHWLLGMIAEDPQVLSNILWTDEATFHSNGGVNLHNIHYWSPTNPHWMRGPASRPLVFKLLGRNIRRSNYRPIFFNNALNGANYLQFLREELPILLEDVPLEIRQRMMFQHDGCPAHFARSVREFLDATTLVDG, encoded by the exons ATGCCACAGTTGCTGCAAGGGTGTATGCGCATCAGTATCCTGATAGACGCCATCCTACTGCAAAAGTTTTTCTTCGACTCATACATAGTTTGCGAACGACTGGAAACGTTCGGCTGCTCGTGTTTCGGAGACAACGCAGGGGACGCACCGAAGATTAATGTTTACATGAAcataattaatgttttagccTACGTCGAGTTTAATCCTCACTTAAGTACTAGAACAATAGCGCACGACCTGGGAGTAAATCGAACTACTGttcagaatattcttaaggaGTACAG GTTTCATCCATATCATTTAGTCCTGCATCAAGAATTAAGTGCACAAGATTTTGACCGAAGGCTAGACCATTGTCACTGGCTTTTGGGTATGATTGCAGAGGATCCTCAGGTGCTTTCAAACATATTGTGGACAGATGAGGCTACATTTCACAGCAATGGAGGCGTAAATCTCCACAATATTCATTACTGGTCACCAACGAATCCGCACTGGATGCGAGGTCCAGCATCAAGGCCGTTGGTCTTTAAATTgttgggcaggaatattaggaggtcgaattatcggcccattttttttaacaacgcactaaatggtgcaaattatttgcagtttttaagggaggaattgccaattttattagaggatgtGCCACTTGAAATTCGCCAACGGATGATGTTCCAGCACGATGGCTGTCCAGCACATTTCGCCCGAAGTGTTCGGGAGTTTTTAGATGCTACTACCCTGGTAGATGGATAG